ATACTTTTCTTTTTGAAATTCGTCTCCCCATTGCAACAGCGTCATGCTGTTCAGCGCCGTGTGAACGGAGACGAGCGTTCGGAAGGCGGTGTCTCCGCGCTCCAGTTCGGAACAGACGATAGCCAAGGTGATGTAGTCCATGCCTTGGCCACCGTACTTTTCCGGGATGCAGACACCCATGAGTCCGAGATCGGCTAGTTTATCGATGATGCTGGTTTCAAAGTATTGCTCTTCATCCCACTTTTCGATGTTTGGCATGATTTCCCGATCCACGAATTTACGTACCAGCTTCTTAACAGACAGTTGGTCTTCCGAATAAGAGAAGTCAAACATGCGATTCACTCCTTTGGGAGAATTTCGTTATCCGTATCGCCCATTTCACAGAGGATGATCTCCGGATTCATGCCAAATTTCGGATAGCTGCGCCGTTAGCAGCCTTTGAACCGAGGCTTTCGTTTTTCCAGAAACGCGGCCGTGCCTTCCCGCATGTCTTCCGTTGTGTATAAGAGGGATTGGGCCAACTTTTCAAGGATCAATCCCGTTCGCTGATCCGTTTCAAAGCCGGTATGGACCACCATCTTGGCTAATCTGACCGCCAAGGGACCTTTGGAAAGAATCGCTTCGGCTACTTTTCGCACCTCCTCCATCAGGTGCCCTTGGCTGACCACTCGGGATACCAGGCCGATCCGTTCCGCTTCCCGGGCATCGATCACGGTCCCCGTCAAGATCATATCCATCGCCCGTCCTTTTCCCACCAGACGGGCCAACCGTTGGGTTCCGCCCGCTCCCGGGATAATGGACAAATTGAGCTCTGGAAGGCCGAACTTGGCATTCTCCTGCGCAATCCGCAGATCGCATGCCATGGCCAACTCACATCCTCCCCCCAACGCATAACCGTTGACTGCAGCGATGGTCGGTTTCTCGTACTGCTCGATCTCATCAAACAAACCCTGCAGGACCCCAGCCAATCCGTCTCGAAAGGTTCGCTGGTTCAGTTGGGCGATATCCGCTCCGGCAGCAAAAGACCGCTCCCCTGCCCCGGTAAACACCACCAACTGAACCTGTTCGTTGTCCCGCCATCCTTGAAGAACCTCCCTTATCTCCCGAATCACCTGGGAGTTCAAGGCATTCCGCACTTCCGGGCGATTGATTGTGATGATTCCCATACCATCCACTACTTCCGTCAGGATCGTTTTCTTTTCCGTCATGGCTGAATCTCCCTCCCGTTTAAACACCCAATTTGACAGGTTTTCCTTTCAATGAACTCCCTCCCAACGATCCACTACGGTAAGTTGTGGGTGAATCTCATAATCCGCCGGGGTGATGGACTTCAATTCTTTCAAATCGAGGTGATCCCCGATTTCTACGAGAATCATCCTTCCCTCATTAAAGTGAAACACCGCGTGTTCCGTCACCAACACGTCCACTTCGCCACGAGCGGTCAAGGGGAGGGTGCATTCCGGAAGAATTTTTGGCTGTCCTTCTTTGGTTTGATGAGTCGTTGCGACGATCACCCGTTTAGCCCCCACCACGAGATCCATGGCTCCCCCGACCCCGAGGACCGTCTTTCCCGGAACAGCCCAACTGGCAATATCTCCCGCCTGGCTGACCTGCAAGGCCCCGATGATGGTGGTGTCCAAATGTCCGCCGCGCATCATGGCAAAAGAGAGGCCGCTGTCGAAATAAGAAGCGCCGGGGAGCTCCGATATTGGTTGGCGGCTGGCATTGACCAGCAGAGGATCGACCTGGTCCGGCGGCGGGGTTGGTCCCACTTCCAGCATGCCGTTTTCCGTATGCAAATGGATGGTGACGCCGGGGGGGATATAGTCATTGACCAAAGTGGGAATACCGATCCCCAGGTTGACCACATCCCCGTCCCTGAGCTCCAGAGCTGCTCTGCGAGCGATGCAATGACGAATCCGATCGCGCTGATTCATTCGCCTCACTCCGTGACAAGAATGTCGACAAACACGTGCGGGGTAACGATCGCCTCCGGGTCCAGACTCCCGACGGGAACAATTTCATCCACTTCTGCGATGGTCAAATCGGAAGCCATCGCCATCAACGGATTAAAGTTCCGGGCCGTTTTGTAATAAATCAGGTTCCCCAACTCATCCGCCTTGTGAGCTTTAATCAGGGAAACATCACCGCGCAACGCACGCTCTAAAACATACGGCTTGCCGTCGAAAAACCGAACCTCCTTCCCCTCAGCCAGCTCGGTCCCGGCTGCCGTCGGTGTGTAGAAAGCAGGAATGCCACTCCCCCCGGCCCGGATGGCTTCGCAAAAGGTGCCTTGCGGGATCAACTCCACCTCGATCCTCCCGGCATGGTATGCCTCCCCGACATCCGGATTGGTGGTGAAATAGGTCCCGATGACCTTTTTGATATGTCCCGCATTCAACAATTTCCCCAAACCCTGCCCGGGGGTACCGATGTTGTTGCTGATCACGGTCAGATCCCGGACCTCCGTCCGCTCCAAGGCATCGATCAGCCGTAGAGGGACGCCGGCCAAGCCGAATCCGCCCACCATCAAGGTAGACCCGGAGCGGATACGGCGAACGGCCTCCTCGGCAGATTGTCGGATGGCTGGCACATTTTCTCTCCTCCCTATCGGACGTATTCCTTCTTCAATTGCGCCGCAATGATGTTGCGCTGAATTTCCGATGTACCCTCATAAATCCGTGTAATTCGGGCGTCCCTGTAAAACCGCTCCACCGGAAACTCTT
This DNA window, taken from Polycladomyces subterraneus, encodes the following:
- a CDS encoding enoyl-CoA hydratase/isomerase family protein — its product is MTEKKTILTEVVDGMGIITINRPEVRNALNSQVIREIREVLQGWRDNEQVQLVVFTGAGERSFAAGADIAQLNQRTFRDGLAGVLQGLFDEIEQYEKPTIAAVNGYALGGGCELAMACDLRIAQENAKFGLPELNLSIIPGAGGTQRLARLVGKGRAMDMILTGTVIDAREAERIGLVSRVVSQGHLMEEVRKVAEAILSKGPLAVRLAKMVVHTGFETDQRTGLILEKLAQSLLYTTEDMREGTAAFLEKRKPRFKGC
- a CDS encoding 3-oxoacid CoA-transferase subunit B — its product is MNQRDRIRHCIARRAALELRDGDVVNLGIGIPTLVNDYIPPGVTIHLHTENGMLEVGPTPPPDQVDPLLVNASRQPISELPGASYFDSGLSFAMMRGGHLDTTIIGALQVSQAGDIASWAVPGKTVLGVGGAMDLVVGAKRVIVATTHQTKEGQPKILPECTLPLTARGEVDVLVTEHAVFHFNEGRMILVEIGDHLDLKELKSITPADYEIHPQLTVVDRWEGVH
- a CDS encoding CoA transferase subunit A, which encodes MPAIRQSAEEAVRRIRSGSTLMVGGFGLAGVPLRLIDALERTEVRDLTVISNNIGTPGQGLGKLLNAGHIKKVIGTYFTTNPDVGEAYHAGRIEVELIPQGTFCEAIRAGGSGIPAFYTPTAAGTELAEGKEVRFFDGKPYVLERALRGDVSLIKAHKADELGNLIYYKTARNFNPLMAMASDLTIAEVDEIVPVGSLDPEAIVTPHVFVDILVTE
- a CDS encoding acyl-CoA dehydrogenase family protein, with protein sequence MFDFSYSEDQLSVKKLVRKFVDREIMPNIEKWDEEQYFETSIIDKLADLGLMGVCIPEKYGGQGMDYITLAIVCSELERGDTAFRTLVSVHTALNSMTLLQWGDEFQKEKY